From Camelina sativa cultivar DH55 chromosome 5, Cs, whole genome shotgun sequence:
TTCATTTTTCTAGAAACTGTAGTTAGTTGTATAATTtcacaatcatatttttttgtcttatatataagtaatcattttacttgtaaaattaacaacttaaaattaaaataaataaacaatattacaattttgaattttatatatatatatataatttccttaatatgatcttttctttttatggtaggttttgaatttttacatttttattttctaaaaatttaataattttagaattgacatgtgtcaacatctgaatgatataattaacaCGTACCaagatcttgttaattagtaattttgtcatcaagctttatataataagatatggtgaaaatgtaaaatgtaaaataagtaaaaaaaaagacctAACGTACCCGTCAAGGAGATGAAGCGTAGCTTCAAGATTATGAGCATTAGAAAGATCAACGGAAGGTTTAAGAAACGGCGAGTTCTGATGATCCAACGCCAGCTCCTCCCCCACGTGGCAATAACACCACGGCAAACCTTCCGCGATCTTCATCAGCGCGTGCGGCGCACTCTCGTTCAAAAACAGCCCCGGCGACTTCGGAACCATGTCGTGCACGTTCACAACTCTCATCACCTTCACTCCTAGCTCCTCCATCCTCTCTTTAAACCTCACGTTCCCAACCCTCGGTCCTCCGTACGTCAACACCGTCACCGGAATCACTTTCCCGCTTTTGCTTCTGTTCAATCCCATCTCCGCTATATCGTACGCGCTTAGAATCGCCAACGCGCCGCCGAGACTGTGTCCCGTCACGGTGATGCTTAGATCGGAGTCTTCATCCTCGTCGTCGTATGTCTCCACTAAACGCTTCACCTCGGCTAAGATCTGTTCACGCGCCGAGAATTTAGCGAATTTGCAGGACGTGTCTTTGTCGGTGTAGAGATCTAAGAACCCGGATTCGACTTTAACGGCCGGGTCGGGGCATCGGATCTTGTTTTCGGATACGGGTTTTAAATAGTCTTTTAAATCAGCGATCCACTCGAGTTTCGTGACTGTGCCTCTCCACGCGATCGCGATATCGCGGCGGCCGAGGCGGTTACGAGATGTTTCGTCGTCTGAAACGGCGACGTATCCCATCCAGTTAGCGTTTTTGCTCCATACCTTAGACCACCGCGATTTAGAGAAAAAGTTGGGGAGGTTGATGTTGGACGTCGCGTAGAGGTAACGCGCCACCTCGTAACCCGAACCGCTCATCCCGAGTGAGTCGAAGAACTCGAGCCGCGAGAACCTCGAGCTGCCGCAGTATTTAGAAGCCGGGTCGAAATCGAAAGCGTCGTAGCAGGCTTGAGCCATTTCGCCGTAACGGATCAGCTCCGATCTGAGGACTGGATCCATCGGTTCCATTAGCCCGGCCCAGTCGTCTTCTCCTTGGATCTTACGCCACGTGTCgattagttttcctttttcttcggAGGTTTTGTCTCGCCGGCGAATATCCTCCGCCGTCATCCACCGTTCTCCGAGTCCTTCCGCTTCGTCAGTTAAACCTTGTCGTTCGCGTCTTTCTCGCTCGAGGCGAGAGATCACGGCGGATAGAGAAGACTCGTTGGTTCTGGACAAAGCTCTCGTAGATGTTACTCGAggtttggcgggaaaattgattttataGAAGCTGGTGTTACCGGTTAAGGAGATTTTGTGGTTGGTGGCGAGAAGATGTTTGTGGGAAGGAATGGTCGCCATTGTTTTGAGAAGCTTGATGATATTGTAATGGTAAGTAAGAATGATAACATTTATATACAAATgtacacaaataaaaaaatatctaaaacgtGTTATATTCAAATGGTAACATGCAATAAAGAAACTGTCCTCGATTTCATACACAGTTGATACTATTTTAATTGAGATCATAGAATTGTcttatagtagtagtagtagtagtagtattattttGGTGAGTTTTGAAGTGCATCACGCAATGATTAAAGGCAACAAGCAGGCTCTAGGAGAGGATAAGGATGATCTAGTGATCTTAGCCATGGTTATAAACTAATCTTTTCTTAAGTTTATGCttttcaacagtttttacaTTCTATTGACTATGAATCAGCCAAGAACAACCgttttacaaaatttcatgaaaacatgatcacttttttttttttatcttaaatattgtttaaaattctaACTTTGGttcagctagctcaggtttATCATGTCATATACACATCAATTAGAGAGTTGGTTAGCCTATTGTTAGAGCGGTAGAAAGTAAAAACTGTATGAGTTtctcatatatatgattaatttttatttttaaatttaaaatataaaataaaacaaaatcaagaaaatagtGTCATGTGTGAGATAAGTTTCTAAAAAGTTTTTCATAGTTTCTCATTAGTGGTAGAAACAGTGAATCGTtacttaacaaaataaaaaatttatttttattgcagattttttttgtttatttattttttaatatttgtttcactAAATAAGTAACACTTGTGTTATTTTTTCTAAGAACCGTTTCTTTAGTTCCTTTAGGAAGAATCGTTTCTCCTCATTTCCTTTAGgaaaaatttcataaaacatttttttaatttccagaattttttaggaaaaagacaattttaaatttatggaaataaaataacCTATGAACAATATTCCACATTGActagaaaagttttagacaatggttcaaaacCAGTATACATaagattaataattattttaaaacaacctATCAAGATTTGACATAtcttcattaacattttttttaatttccagaattttttaggaaaaagacaattttaaatttatggaaataaaagaacctatgaacaatatcccacattgactagaaaaattttagacaatggttcagaaccagtatacataagattaatatgcttccaacaacgaatgagcaggaaagcttgatttatcaagcgtccaagtttaaaaattattcggtttgatccggttttttatttgatcaaattaaaactttaaaaagtttcaaaaaaatattataatttttaaaaattttaaaagtttacatattataaatattgaaacatttaaaagttcttagcttttaaaaagttttttaatattataatttttaaattttaaaagttcaatatattataaatattaaaactttttaaaaggttcaaattttatatttcgaaaccttttaaaagtttaaaatactataaatattgatgtaaaacataaattatcttatttatctacgtttgtgctttctatttcttatgagctacaaaccatatttttgtgtatgattttatagatgagttgatattctttcattaattttctatttttgggtctaaggaaaaaaaattgacatcagatcttgatttgatgtttgaatcaagttttagagtttaaagaagaaagatggacaacaaacacacatgttttattagctatacataggcatgatcAGAGTTACGGTTATCACGGTtatggtttattaaccatcggttatggttaggaATATTGTTTAACTTTAACTATAACcgtttaaatattgtttaaatattgtttttaagaaatattgtttaactatatacggttacggttatttgagaatatgatacagttgatattatttgatgatataacataattgatattatttattatatttaatatgttcttatagtgtacttatatttctatatatcatatgattcatattaaataaaatattattagtatattttattatgtttttaaaatattataaaccaagtaaggattttggttggAGAAGATTATAAACGTGtagatctaaaacaaaataaaattatcaataattggatgcatgtgttAACTATGCTGCTCTTCATTTTcatgaatttcataaattttatgagaaaagaaataattttgttcttggagtttgatgggttaacaagttgtgtggtagtctaaaaaaaggttttcagtggaagaatgtgaagaaattaacgagtaagaagaagaaaaaaaagtataacgaagaaccatacagtaaaagtaacaataaaaattaccacaaattttgacaatgaaaatgataatactaatttatttttttataaaataatattttattaagtaatcaatcatatataattttcatcaaaatatatctaataaactCAGGCGTAgcgtggattcaaaacctagtgtTTTAATAAAAGTACTTGTGTGAGTAACGCCCAGTGACCATAATCTCATATGAGAATggattctctcttctctcttcacttttatattattatttttaatattattgagAAACTGTGTGAGAAACTCCCATTATAAATGATCTTATTTACTTTTTTGGAGTTTGTTACAGTTAGAGGCATGTCAATCGGGTTACTGTAATCCTAAATTCATAAAATCCACATATATTTGAGTTCGTCCTaatccaaaaaatttccgaACTTATATTTTAGAGACTCGTTCTactatatcataattttatgagattgttttggtaaaaataaatatttataattctaTAATAGCTCttgaaaaaatgaatttatGTATGAAGTGATTTAATGCAAATTTAAACAACCACTAATATTCATTAACACTTGAAAAgaattttataaagaatttagaaagaatttagaaagaatttagaagaattttaatgacttgaaaagttatgtaaaatatgttgttattcaattaagactttgtaaaactctttaaaaattttggtgttattggttgtggattagtaaaaagttatctaaaatcttgataaatctagtgttattggattaagagttttataaagtcattaaaagttttatgttattcaagtaaaaaaaaaatcttggattgttaatgaattcaaattttatgttattggtttaggattttatattatttccttcataacaaaagtcatgaaaactctttcatcaaatagaaagattttacaagattaggaaaacaaatcagcaaaatttttaaaaaaacttcctaaacaatctcttatagaatccttcatttttactttctaattttctatgattttaaaaatcatcaagatttttaaaaacataaagtcattaaaattctttctgaATCCTAAACTAATACCCCCTAAACACAGTTGACAAAACAATCGATACagtcttttaaaatattaagtttCAATGGATGGACTAAGTCATATTTCTCTTTCTATTAGAGGAACTTTTTGATATTAAGTTGactagtaaaaatattatttggtgtaaaatgagttaaaaatgatgtttttgtttgtcattttcCTAGTTGAAAAAGACTACTACATTGTTTAGTTTGCACTTCAAATAACATAGCACGACTTTTACATTGTTTTAGTAgtattttgtaattgaatttGGAACAGATCAATTATAAAAGTAACTTGAATATCAGCGGTAAGCGCATAACAGAATTGAATTACTCAACTTGccggcaaaaagaaaaaagaatgacaCAACTCATATAATAGGTTTATCAGTTATATGGTTCGTAGAAAAGTCATGCACCAATGGCAATGTGGCAACACATAACAAAGTCGAAGAACATTAATTCAATAACATTTtcgtataaatatatatcaaaggTAGAAATACATATACTTAGTCTAATGTGAATTTGCTGTccgcaaacaaaaaaattggtctAGTGTGAATCCATATCTAGATCATTCtaataatcaaatcataagATTGTTGATATATTAAAGACATTTttaatagtctttataaatgatCTTGAAGGCATAGAATAGAAGTGCATATGAATAGTTGACCCCGACCATATATATAAGTTAGTTACAACAAAACGACAGCTCAATCTCGTCATATTCTGGAATGAGATGAGGTGTCCGTCCTCCGTCACTTCTTGCAACTTTGTGTTTCATCATAAAATATTTGGACATGTGCTCTAATAAACTAGTAATAAAGAGATGTAGAGTGAAAGAATTGATACAACTCGACATTTTAGTAGTTGGTAGGTGGGTTCATTTGAGAATCCAAAATACCTCTCAATATTTTAATTGCATAACATGATTTCAAATATCTTACTTATTTTTGTGGTCGACATAGATCAGGATGAAAGAATCCATAGtggaatattttttatttacagaaaCAAGTTTCTAATCAGGAAATAATAAAGATATAtgaatgttatatataatagaatCGAGTTCATGCTTTTGTAAACATTTTGTTTGGTGACATCCTAACTCACgcttttttttctaattccaAGAAGTTTTCTATGTCATAAAATATAGTTCCAAAAtcgacccattttttttgttagcattttctttttttgatgatAGAAGATTGATTTCCAAAACGACCTAGCAACGCTTTTAACAACTAGTACTGTTCGTTTTTAAATAAGACTTATAAAGCATATTATTCTATAAGTCACTAGTACATATCTCACTAGCTAGGAGGTTGCACGTTCATTTTTCTTCTCAGTTTGGTCATATAGTAATCGAGACAATACATACCGGCCCCTTTTCTTTTGAACATTTCCGAAAGTGAATTTACTAAATTTTACGGTGAGTTATTATAAGGCAGTTTTGTAGAAGCTAGTGTCACCGTaatatctttattttggttCAAATCCAAAATCTGTGTAAGGTTGTAGatgaaaatatgtaaaacaaaaaacaaaaaaattatatatactgaaaaactaattaatatagGTGTGCGTAAAGCAGTAAGAACAACAAAAtgtgaaaagagaagagatatatatggtCAAAGATGTTTACCGTAGGATCGACTTCACACCATCATGTTCTTATTGTCCAATTCTTCAAGGTTATATCGTGCAATTGACcacatatataaaacataaccTCACCTAATCGCCTTGtttaatcaataattatatagaaAGCTTTTTACCAAATccgaaacaaaaatatttctctaatgGTTAAGTTTCCGAGCCTTTAGTGGTGGTAGATGAAAAGTTAGAATAGTGAATAATGAATATTATCACTCTTCTTGTCTAACCCTTATGGTAATCCTAAATATTATGTCTTACTTACTTTACATCGCGGTTTAGAACTAAGAAGTTTAGATGTTGCACTCTCCATCcatcactttttcttttctttttcgggTAAGACAAATTAGCAAGAACTAGTGTCTTTTTGGACAAACCTCACCTTTTATTTATGCAGTATACAAAAGTGTGAAGAGTAAATTGTTAACAAGGCCCAAATAATATCCAAAGACCTTAGGAGCCCAACTTTTGTAGGTGGAACAAAAACCCTGGAGTAAGGTTTGGTTGAAAGATCATATATTTGGatagaaagaattactcaaatgttatctaaaagttggtttattactcatatctataaatcttttgaaaattactagaatgtttagtgccctgggtgtaattacaatttaccccttagattttatttctcgaatttgagtaaaaaattaaaaaaaaaaaatacacatcagcaaattaaaatacacatcagatatgATTTAACACAGTCattaagcaatttttttttagatcgcagtttttttttagatccacagttttgttttcttgtttatatcaaagagagggaaagtgaataggttttaactgttcacaaaccgcgaaaaaaaaaatatcgaaacTCTCGTCGTCTCTTGTCGCCGGCGATACTATGTTGTTGTCTACTCTCTTGCCGTCAatctctcgccgtcatctctcaCCGTCATCTCTCACCATCTTTACTCGTTCTCTCTATCTTCGTCGTcgcactctctttcttcgtcgtcgctctctctttctcttcgtcttcttcgtcttcgtctatcCGGTATGTGTCGACTGTTTAGTTTCGAGTTTTCCGGCCGAATGTGGGTTTTTCGATGATTTACCGCTG
This genomic window contains:
- the LOC104786598 gene encoding phospholipase A1-Igamma2, chloroplastic, translated to MATIPSHKHLLATNHKISLTGNTSFYKINFPAKPRVTSTRALSRTNESSLSAVISRLERERRERQGLTDEAEGLGERWMTAEDIRRRDKTSEEKGKLIDTWRKIQGEDDWAGLMEPMDPVLRSELIRYGEMAQACYDAFDFDPASKYCGSSRFSRLEFFDSLGMSGSGYEVARYLYATSNINLPNFFSKSRWSKVWSKNANWMGYVAVSDDETSRNRLGRRDIAIAWRGTVTKLEWIADLKDYLKPVSENKIRCPDPAVKVESGFLDLYTDKDTSCKFAKFSAREQILAEVKRLVETYDDEDEDSDLSITVTGHSLGGALAILSAYDIAEMGLNRSKSGKVIPVTVLTYGGPRVGNVRFKERMEELGVKVMRVVNVHDMVPKSPGLFLNESAPHALMKIAEGLPWCYCHVGEELALDHQNSPFLKPSVDLSNAHNLEATLHLLDGYHGKGERFVLSSGRDHALVNKASDFLKEHLQIPPFWRQDANKGMVRNSEGRWIQAERLRSEDHHSPDIHHHLSQLRLDHPS